The following are from one region of the Vitis riparia cultivar Riparia Gloire de Montpellier isolate 1030 chromosome 9, EGFV_Vit.rip_1.0, whole genome shotgun sequence genome:
- the LOC117921545 gene encoding uncharacterized protein LOC117921545 has product MEAARGEKDGGLLHTLRPPRLEDAGLEDCALPPDSIKEAFLKAATAVRSRAGSILTTDSDEDDDDCLNDPWPTATGKSDSLPGISPEGETPGACGNQKGGGIPGVIGDEVGAGVIDATKAEEKSDKVVGGELREEGKECVDALQGLKIG; this is encoded by the coding sequence ATGGAAGCTGCGAGAGGAGAAAAAGATGGTGGATTGCTACACACACTTCGACCACCGCGTCTCGAAGACGCCGGTCTGGAAGACTGCGCCCTCCCTCCTGATTCCATCAAAGAAGCCTTCCTCAAAGCTGCCACCGCCGTCCGATCACGCGCCGGCTCAATCCTCACTACCGATAGCGACGAGGACGATGATGACTGCCTGAATGACCCATGGCCCACCGCCACAGGCAAGTCCGACTCTCTGCCCGGAATCTCGCCGGAGGGGGAAACCCCAGGCGCTTGTGGCAACCAGAAAGGGGGAGGCATCCCGGGGGTGATTGGAGACGAGGTAGGTGCCGGCGTCATCGATGCGACAAAGGCGGAGGAGAAGTCGGATAAGGTAGTGGGAGGTGAGTTGCGGGAGGAAGGAAAGGAATGTGTGGATGCATTGCAGGGTCTGAAGATCGGATAG
- the LOC117922772 gene encoding sulfite exporter TauE/SafE family protein 3-like: MAGIGSKWWGLRRVALILVTFLGVASVLVSAERTLKQESSSHDGSEPGLMTKIVNFLWDPNLSAYEHVWPDMKFGWQIIVGTIIGFFGAAFGSVGGVGGGGIFVPMLTLVIGFDAKSSTAISKCMIMGAAASTVYYNLKLRHPTLDMPIIDYDLALLFQPMLVLGISIGVAFNVIFADWMVTVLLIILFIGTSTKAFFKGVETWKKETIIKKEAAKRLESNGTGSEDGEYKALPAGPNDGTQRDTNAHKDKEVSIIENVCWKELGLLFAVWVIILGLQIGKNYTSTCSAGYWTLNLLQVPVAVGVSGYEAVCLYKGRRVIASKGEEGTNWKVHNLIFYCGVGVLAGIVGGLLGLGGGFILGPLFLELGIPPQVSSATATFAMTFSASMSVVEYYLLKRFPVPYALYFVAVATVAAFLGQHVVRKLINILGRASLIIFILSFTIFVSAISLGGVGIKDMIEKIEQKDYMGFENLCTYES, from the exons ATGGCTGGGATTGGGTCGAAATGGTGGGGTTTGAGAAGAGTGGCGTTGATTCTGGTGACTTTTCTTGGTGTAGCTTCAGTGCTGGTCTCAGCAGAACGAACTTTGAAGCAAGAAAGTTCAAGTCATGATGGGAGTGAGCCCGGTTTGATGACCAAAATAGTGAATTTCTTATGGGACCCAAACCTATCGGCATATGAACATGTGTGGCCG GACATGAAATTCGGCTGGCAAATTATTGTTGGAACAATAATTGGATTCTTTGGAGCAGCTTTCGGAAGTGTAGGAGGTGTTGGTGGGGGTGGCATTTTTGTTCCCATGCTTACTCTGGTTATTGGGTTCGATGCAAAATCATCGACTGCAATTTCGAAAT GTATGATCATGGGTGCCGCAGCCTCGACTGTTTACTACAATCTTAAGCTGAGGCATCCTACACTTGACATGCCTATTATCGACTACGATCTGGCACTTCTATTCCAACCAATGTTGGTGTTAGGGATCAGTATTGGAGTTGCTTTCAATGTGATTTTTGCTGACTGGATGGTTACTGTCTTGCTAATCATTCTCTTCATAG GCACATCAACTAAAGCCTTCTTCAAAGGTGTAGAGACATGGAAAAAAGAGACCATAATAAAAAAG GAGGCCGCTAAACGCTTGGAATCAAATG GTACTGGTAGTGAAGATGGGGAATACAAAGCTCTACCTGCAGGGCCCAATGATGGCACTCAAAGGGACACCAATGCACATAAAGATAAAGAG GTCTCTATTATTGAGAATGTGTGCTGGAAGGAGCTTGGTTTACTCTTTGCTGTCTGGGTCATAATCCTTGGTCTGCAGATTGGCAAG AACTACACCTCAACTTGTTCAGCTGGATACTGGACATTAAACCTGCTGCAG GTCCCTGTGGCTGTTGGAGTATCGGGATATGAGGCAGTTTGCCTGTATAAGGGACGAAGAGTGATTGCATCCAAGGGAGAGGAAGGCACAAACTGGAAAGTTCACAACCTTATCTTTTACTGTGGTGTTGGTGTTCTGGCTGGAATTGTTGGTGGGCTGCTTGGTCTTGGTGGAGGATTCATCCTGGGTCCACTGTTTTTGGAGCTGGGAATCCCTCCTCAG GTGTCAAGTGCCACTGCTACCTTTGCCATGACATTTTCCGCATCCATGTCTGTTGTGGAGTATTATCTTTTAAAACGTTTCCCAGTTCCCTATG CCCTATACTTTGTTGCTGTGGCGACTGTTGCTGCATTTTTGGGGCAACATGTTGTTAGGAAGCTGATTAACATACTAGGACGAGCATCTTTGATCATCTTCATCCTGTCCTTCACTATCTTTGTGAGCGCAATCTCACTAG GTGGAGTAGGCATAAAGGACATGATAGAAAAGATCGAGCAGAAGGACTACATGGGATTTGAGAACCTCTGCACTTACGAGTCTTAA